One stretch of Kiritimatiellaceae bacterium DNA includes these proteins:
- the rpoC gene encoding DNA-directed RNA polymerase subunit beta' translates to MDTRNAADILGVETEAIVDVASIKLASPEDIRSWSFGEVKNPETINYRTFKPEKGGLFCERIFGPSKDWECSCGKYKRIKHKGVICDRCGVEVTLSRVRRERMAHIELAVPVSHIWFFKATPSRMGLLLDMTLRSLEHIIYYDDYVVIEPGDTPLKEKQLLTELEYREALDNYGEGSFDARIGAEGIRELLKKINLAEKLGELEDSLASTRSKQTRKKLVSQMKVIEGLIKSNSRPEWMIFEVLPVIPPDLRPLVPLEGGRFATSDLNDLYRRVINRNNRLKTLLALKTPEVIIRNEKRMLQQAVDALFDNGRHGRAVSGPGNRPLKSLSDMLKGKQGRFRQNLLGKRVDYSGRSVIVVGPNLKLNQCGLPKKMALVLFEPFIIRKLKERGIVHTVRSAKKMIEREEEVVWDILDQVTKGHTVMLNRAPTLHRLSIQSFEPILIEGEAIQVHPLVCTAYNADFDGDQMAVHVPLSVEAQIESKSLMLAPNNIFSPSSGKPVMTPTQDIALGIYFLTSFSQTFMLESRKNSGKDDQERLPLLADINEVHTAFDEGALRLHDRIRYRNTDYQRETKFGDQHKSAIITTVGRVFFNEVWPDSIGFVNERITKKLLGKLIEHCYEVAGHDETVRVLDSLKNLGFAQATAAGISIGLSDMIIPPEKAEIIAAARKTISAVEDKYKKGLITDGERYNMVIDQWTDANDKLTSKLFSALERNDDPVNKDSAKDLNPVFIMVDSGARGSRQQIRQLAGMRGLMAKPSGEIIERPILANFREGLSVLEYFISTHGARKGLADTALKTADSGYLTRKLVDVAHDIIIMEEDCHTLNGIEVSAITDGDDELVSLAQRIIGRTACDDICDPYNAKEVIVAANEIIDEYAAKKIERVGVEKIRIRSVLTCESRRGVCAKCYGRNLASSREARLGEPVGIIAAQSIGEPGTQLTMRTFHIGGTASSVFKQPKITARETSVIRYENLRTVKVETGHVILNKNGFVVTYDDDGRELERYSTVIGAVIAVEDGARVKKGETFVSWDPYSVPILSEQDGTVDFHDFIEGVTVQRAEDETTGIEGLVVLEHKEDLHPQIVVKGASGKAIAYYSIPSAAHVMVLKGMKISAGATLAKTPRKQARTKDITGGLPRVAELVEARRPKEAAEIAKIDGVVELGGIAKGKRQLIVRDPATGTEEEHLIPMGKHVIVYSGDVVQKGQQLTEGPIVPQELLEVCGPQELQEYLVNEVQAVYRLQGVEINDKHIEVIVRQMLRKVKITDPGDTEFLWGEQVEKQKFQEVNQRAMEEGRRPAEASPVLLGITKAALATESFISAASFQDTTRVLTQAATLGRIDQLRGFKENVIMGHLIPAGSGFPLYKNIRPVKLGEEISVEDALGSNPLLGQEEKTAES, encoded by the coding sequence GTGGATACACGCAACGCAGCAGACATACTCGGCGTAGAGACAGAAGCGATCGTCGACGTGGCCAGCATCAAACTGGCTTCGCCCGAAGACATTCGTTCCTGGAGTTTTGGGGAAGTTAAAAACCCAGAAACCATCAACTACCGGACATTCAAACCTGAAAAGGGCGGCCTTTTCTGCGAACGGATTTTTGGTCCTTCCAAGGACTGGGAGTGCAGCTGCGGAAAATACAAACGCATCAAGCACAAAGGGGTCATCTGTGACCGTTGCGGCGTTGAAGTGACTTTGTCACGCGTCCGCCGTGAACGCATGGCTCACATTGAGCTGGCCGTTCCGGTATCGCATATCTGGTTTTTCAAAGCCACACCGAGCCGCATGGGTCTTCTGCTTGACATGACTCTGCGCAGCCTCGAGCACATTATCTACTACGATGACTATGTTGTCATTGAGCCGGGGGATACACCGCTCAAAGAAAAACAATTACTGACCGAACTCGAATACCGTGAGGCGCTGGATAATTACGGCGAAGGCAGTTTCGACGCCCGTATCGGCGCCGAAGGGATTCGTGAGCTTCTCAAGAAGATTAATTTGGCTGAAAAGCTGGGTGAACTTGAAGACTCACTCGCCAGCACCCGTAGCAAGCAGACCCGCAAGAAACTGGTCAGTCAGATGAAGGTCATCGAAGGACTGATCAAGAGCAACTCCCGTCCTGAGTGGATGATTTTTGAAGTACTGCCGGTGATTCCTCCGGATCTGCGTCCGCTGGTTCCGCTTGAAGGCGGACGGTTTGCAACGTCCGACCTGAACGATCTCTACCGCCGCGTCATCAACCGCAATAACCGTCTAAAAACTTTGCTGGCACTCAAAACGCCGGAAGTGATCATCCGCAACGAAAAACGGATGTTGCAGCAGGCTGTGGATGCGCTGTTTGATAACGGTCGCCACGGTCGCGCGGTCAGCGGCCCGGGGAACCGTCCGCTCAAGTCGCTAAGCGACATGCTTAAAGGTAAGCAGGGCCGGTTCCGTCAGAACCTGCTTGGCAAACGCGTTGACTACTCCGGGCGTTCCGTGATCGTGGTCGGCCCGAACCTGAAGCTGAACCAGTGCGGTTTGCCGAAGAAAATGGCACTTGTCCTGTTCGAACCCTTTATCATTCGCAAGCTCAAAGAGCGTGGCATTGTGCATACCGTGCGCAGCGCCAAGAAGATGATTGAGCGCGAAGAAGAAGTCGTATGGGACATTCTGGATCAGGTGACCAAAGGTCACACCGTCATGCTGAACCGCGCACCGACGTTGCATCGTCTTTCGATTCAGTCGTTTGAGCCGATCTTGATCGAAGGGGAGGCCATTCAGGTTCATCCTCTCGTTTGTACGGCGTATAACGCAGACTTCGACGGTGACCAAATGGCCGTTCACGTTCCGCTTTCGGTTGAAGCGCAGATCGAGTCCAAGAGCTTGATGCTGGCTCCGAACAATATCTTTTCGCCGTCCAGCGGAAAACCGGTCATGACACCAACGCAGGATATCGCGCTCGGAATTTACTTCCTGACCAGTTTTTCACAGACTTTCATGCTGGAATCCCGCAAGAACAGCGGTAAGGACGATCAGGAGCGCCTGCCGCTACTGGCCGACATTAACGAAGTTCACACTGCGTTTGATGAAGGTGCTTTACGCCTGCATGACCGCATTCGTTATCGCAATACCGATTATCAGCGGGAAACAAAATTCGGCGATCAGCACAAGTCGGCGATTATTACCACAGTCGGTCGTGTATTTTTTAACGAGGTCTGGCCTGACAGCATCGGTTTTGTCAATGAGCGCATTACCAAGAAACTCCTCGGCAAGCTCATTGAGCATTGCTACGAAGTGGCGGGTCATGACGAAACGGTTCGCGTACTCGACAGCCTCAAGAACCTCGGCTTTGCTCAAGCGACTGCCGCCGGTATTTCAATCGGTCTTTCCGATATGATCATTCCTCCGGAAAAGGCGGAAATCATTGCGGCGGCCCGCAAGACGATCAGCGCGGTGGAAGACAAATACAAAAAAGGTCTAATCACAGACGGCGAGCGTTATAACATGGTCATTGACCAATGGACCGATGCCAACGATAAGCTGACCAGCAAGCTGTTCAGCGCACTGGAACGCAACGATGATCCAGTCAACAAAGATTCGGCCAAAGACCTGAACCCCGTTTTCATCATGGTGGATTCCGGTGCCCGCGGTAGCCGTCAGCAGATTCGTCAGCTGGCCGGTATGCGCGGTTTGATGGCCAAACCGTCCGGTGAAATTATCGAGCGTCCGATTCTCGCGAACTTCCGCGAAGGATTGAGCGTGCTGGAATACTTTATTTCGACGCACGGTGCCCGTAAGGGTCTTGCCGATACCGCGTTGAAGACTGCCGACTCGGGTTATCTCACTCGCAAGCTGGTCGATGTGGCCCATGACATCATCATCATGGAAGAAGATTGTCACACGCTTAACGGTATTGAAGTGAGTGCCATCACCGACGGTGATGACGAACTCGTCTCTCTGGCACAGCGCATCATCGGGCGTACCGCCTGCGACGATATCTGTGACCCGTACAACGCGAAGGAAGTGATTGTTGCGGCCAATGAGATTATCGACGAATACGCCGCCAAGAAAATTGAGCGGGTCGGCGTCGAGAAAATCCGTATTCGCAGCGTACTGACCTGTGAGTCGCGCCGCGGCGTCTGCGCCAAGTGCTATGGCCGCAATCTGGCGTCGAGCCGTGAGGCCCGTCTGGGCGAGCCGGTCGGTATTATCGCCGCACAGTCCATCGGTGAACCCGGTACACAGCTCACCATGCGTACGTTCCATATCGGTGGTACCGCGAGCTCGGTCTTTAAACAGCCAAAGATTACGGCAAGAGAGACCTCGGTCATCCGGTACGAAAATCTGCGCACAGTTAAAGTTGAGACCGGACACGTCATTCTTAATAAAAACGGTTTTGTGGTGACGTACGACGACGATGGCCGCGAACTTGAGCGCTATTCGACCGTAATCGGCGCAGTGATTGCAGTTGAAGATGGAGCGCGGGTCAAAAAAGGCGAAACCTTTGTCAGTTGGGATCCGTACAGCGTGCCGATTCTTTCGGAGCAAGACGGAACGGTTGATTTCCATGACTTTATTGAAGGCGTTACCGTTCAGCGCGCCGAAGACGAAACGACCGGCATTGAAGGTCTTGTTGTGCTGGAGCACAAAGAAGACCTGCATCCGCAGATCGTCGTCAAAGGCGCTTCCGGCAAAGCGATCGCGTATTACTCGATTCCGTCTGCAGCCCACGTGATGGTGCTTAAAGGCATGAAGATCAGCGCCGGTGCCACGCTGGCTAAGACACCGCGCAAACAGGCCCGTACCAAGGACATCACCGGGGGTCTTCCGCGCGTGGCCGAATTGGTGGAAGCCCGCCGTCCGAAAGAAGCCGCCGAGATCGCGAAGATCGACGGGGTTGTCGAACTGGGCGGTATCGCTAAAGGTAAACGTCAGCTGATCGTTCGCGACCCAGCTACCGGCACCGAAGAAGAGCATCTCATTCCGATGGGCAAGCACGTGATCGTGTATTCCGGCGACGTGGTTCAGAAAGGGCAGCAGCTTACGGAAGGACCGATTGTTCCGCAGGAACTGCTCGAAGTTTGCGGTCCGCAGGAACTGCAGGAATACCTGGTGAACGAAGTTCAAGCGGTTTACCGCCTCCAAGGTGTGGAAATCAACGACAAGCATATCGAGGTGATTGTCCGCCAGATGCTTCGCAAAGTAAAAATTACCGATCCGGGCGACACAGAGTTTCTCTGGGGCGAACAGGTCGAGAAACAGAAATTTCAGGAAGTCAATCAGCGGGCCATGGAAGAAGGTCGCCGTCCGGCGGAAGCTTCACCGGTTCTGCTGGGGATCACCAAGGCGGCGCTGGCAACCGAGAGCTTTATTTCGGCAGCATCGTTCCAGGACACCACTCGCGTACTGACGCAGGCGGCGACACTGGGACGAATTGATCAGCTGCGCGGATTTAAAGAGAACGTGATCATGGGTCACTTGATTCCGGCCGGTAGCGGCTTCCCGCTTTACAAGAACATCCGCCCGGTCAAGCTGGGTGAGGAGATCAGCGTAGAGGATGCGCTGGGTTCGAATCCGTTATTGGGTCAGGAAGAAAAAACCGCAGAAAGTTAA
- a CDS encoding 30S ribosomal protein S12, with amino-acid sequence MPTINQLIKKPRKPLQKKKKSPALMNCPQRRGVCLLVKTMTPKKPNSALRKVARVRLTNGREVNAYIPGEGHNLQEHSMVLVRGGRVKDLPGVRYHIVRGTLDCLGVTSRRRGRSKYGAKKPKES; translated from the coding sequence ATGCCGACGATTAATCAGCTTATAAAAAAACCGCGTAAACCGCTTCAGAAGAAGAAGAAATCACCCGCGTTGATGAACTGTCCTCAGCGCCGCGGCGTCTGTCTTCTCGTGAAGACCATGACCCCGAAGAAGCCGAACTCCGCGTTGCGGAAAGTCGCTCGTGTACGGTTGACGAACGGTCGCGAAGTCAATGCTTACATTCCGGGTGAAGGGCATAATCTGCAGGAGCACAGCATGGTGCTGGTTCGCGGCGGAAGGGTGAAGGACTTGCCAGGGGTTCGCTATCATATCGTGCGCGGCACCCTCGACTGCCTCGGTGTAACCAGTCGCCGCCGGGGACGTTCCAAATACGGGGCCAAGAAACCGAAAGAATCTTAA
- the rpsG gene encoding 30S ribosomal protein S7 — protein MARRRRAEKRTVTPDPRFNNELLAYMINSIMGGGKKSTAAAIVYGALEDIQQKLKDEDPLIVFARAVDNIKPKLEVKSKRVGGATYQVPLEVSPKRQTALACRWLILYAKTRRGQPMRRALAMEVLDAYNNQGSAVKKRDDTHKMAQANKAFAHYKW, from the coding sequence ATGGCAAGAAGACGCAGAGCAGAAAAACGTACGGTTACTCCGGACCCGCGCTTTAACAACGAACTGTTGGCTTACATGATCAACAGCATCATGGGGGGTGGAAAAAAATCGACCGCCGCCGCGATCGTTTACGGTGCGCTGGAAGACATTCAGCAGAAACTGAAAGACGAAGATCCTTTGATCGTATTTGCCCGTGCCGTTGATAACATCAAACCGAAGCTGGAAGTGAAGTCCAAGCGCGTCGGCGGTGCAACCTATCAGGTTCCGCTCGAAGTCAGCCCGAAGCGCCAAACCGCGCTGGCTTGCCGCTGGCTCATTCTGTATGCCAAGACCCGCCGCGGTCAGCCGATGCGCCGCGCGCTGGCGATGGAAGTTCTGGATGCCTACAATAACCAAGGTTCTGCTGTTAAGAAACGCGACGATACGCACAAGATGGCTCAGGCTAACAAGGCGTTTGCTCACTACAAGTGGTAA
- the fusA gene encoding elongation factor G, translated as MKVAVKQDGKNAKSSAPSHREDAARGRSLSSIRNIGIVAHIDAGKTTTSERILYYTGRVYKMGEVHEGTAVMDWMEQEQERGITITSAATTCFWKDHQINLIDTPGHVDFTVEVERSLRVLDGAVGVFCGVGGVQPQSETVWRQAKKYHVPCLAFVNKMDRKGADFDSVVKQICEKLAAPAVPVQLPIGAEENFKGVIDLISMRALFFKEENLGSEVIEGVIPEELAVAAEKARAELIERVSEADEQLIETYLENPDVPSGLLIAALRRTTISGQIVPVFCGSSLKNKGIQPLLDAVVNFLPSPVDVPAVKGVHPKTEDVIHREASDFEPLSALAFKLATDPFVGKLVFVRIYSGKLEKRQNVYNPRTKNREKIGRLLRLHANSREDIEVLYTGEIGAISGLKNFTTGDTLCFENHPIVLERIEFPEPVIAMAIEPKTQADRDALKSALVSLSEDDPTFRVTMNEDTGQTIINGMGELHLEIIKDRIFREFKVQANAGKPVVAYRESVQKTASGEFTFQREFAGRGHFGHVIVQVAPRERSSGNHLTVKVSKEIIPAEFHDAIKEGLGDALMTGVLGNYPLVDIEVTVTGGSAHPVDSSEMAFRTAAVMALRAAIGNASPTLLEPIMKLEIIAPDEHLGDVMNDLNGRRGRIREIEARDAVQIVHVDVPLAEMFGYATTLRSLTKGRASYTMEPYRFEAVPDSIQETILNR; from the coding sequence ATGAAGGTTGCTGTGAAACAGGATGGAAAAAATGCGAAGAGCTCTGCGCCCTCCCACCGGGAAGACGCGGCGCGCGGACGCAGTTTGTCCTCGATTCGCAACATCGGAATCGTCGCGCACATTGATGCCGGAAAAACTACAACTTCAGAACGCATTCTGTATTACACCGGTCGCGTCTATAAAATGGGCGAAGTACATGAAGGTACTGCCGTCATGGACTGGATGGAGCAGGAACAGGAACGCGGCATTACTATAACCAGCGCTGCGACTACTTGTTTCTGGAAAGACCATCAGATTAATTTAATCGACACGCCCGGACACGTTGACTTCACCGTTGAAGTTGAAAGATCCTTGCGCGTGCTTGACGGAGCCGTTGGCGTTTTCTGCGGAGTCGGGGGCGTTCAGCCGCAGTCCGAAACCGTTTGGCGTCAGGCAAAAAAATATCACGTTCCCTGTTTGGCATTCGTCAACAAGATGGATCGCAAAGGTGCTGACTTTGATTCGGTTGTAAAACAGATATGCGAAAAGCTTGCGGCGCCAGCCGTTCCTGTACAACTTCCGATCGGAGCCGAAGAAAATTTTAAAGGCGTGATCGACCTGATTTCTATGCGGGCGCTTTTCTTCAAAGAAGAAAACCTCGGTAGCGAAGTGATCGAAGGTGTCATTCCTGAAGAGTTGGCTGTTGCGGCTGAAAAAGCCCGCGCTGAATTGATCGAACGTGTCTCGGAAGCAGACGAGCAGCTGATCGAAACGTATCTCGAAAATCCGGATGTTCCGTCCGGGTTGCTGATTGCCGCTCTGCGCCGCACCACGATTTCCGGACAAATCGTTCCGGTATTTTGTGGATCGTCTCTGAAGAACAAAGGAATTCAGCCGTTGCTGGATGCCGTTGTTAATTTTCTGCCATCTCCTGTCGATGTTCCGGCTGTCAAAGGAGTCCATCCTAAAACCGAAGACGTGATTCATCGCGAAGCCAGCGACTTTGAGCCGCTCAGCGCACTGGCGTTTAAGCTGGCCACTGATCCTTTCGTCGGAAAACTTGTTTTTGTGCGTATCTATTCGGGCAAGCTTGAGAAACGTCAGAACGTTTATAATCCGCGCACGAAGAATCGTGAAAAGATTGGCCGCCTGCTGCGCCTGCACGCCAACAGCCGTGAAGATATCGAAGTGCTGTACACCGGAGAAATCGGCGCAATTTCCGGCCTGAAGAATTTTACAACCGGCGATACGCTTTGTTTTGAGAACCACCCGATTGTTCTTGAGCGCATTGAATTTCCGGAGCCGGTGATCGCCATGGCGATTGAGCCGAAGACTCAGGCTGACCGTGATGCTTTAAAATCCGCGCTTGTTTCGCTGTCCGAAGATGATCCGACTTTCCGTGTCACCATGAATGAAGACACCGGACAGACCATCATTAATGGAATGGGCGAGCTTCACCTTGAGATTATCAAAGATCGTATTTTCCGAGAATTCAAAGTTCAGGCCAATGCCGGCAAGCCGGTTGTCGCTTATCGCGAGAGCGTTCAGAAAACTGCTTCTGGTGAGTTTACTTTCCAGCGTGAGTTTGCCGGGCGCGGCCACTTCGGACATGTGATCGTTCAGGTCGCTCCGCGTGAGCGCAGTTCCGGAAACCACCTGACCGTTAAAGTTTCAAAAGAAATTATTCCGGCGGAATTTCACGATGCCATTAAAGAAGGTCTGGGCGATGCGCTCATGACCGGTGTGCTCGGCAACTATCCGCTGGTGGATATTGAAGTGACGGTTACCGGCGGAAGCGCGCATCCGGTTGATTCATCTGAAATGGCTTTTCGCACAGCGGCTGTTATGGCGTTGCGTGCGGCAATCGGCAATGCTTCGCCGACTTTGCTGGAGCCGATCATGAAGCTTGAGATTATTGCTCCGGATGAACATCTGGGCGATGTGATGAATGATTTAAACGGTCGCCGCGGACGGATCCGCGAGATCGAGGCCCGCGATGCGGTGCAGATTGTACATGTGGATGTTCCGCTGGCAGAAATGTTCGGCTACGCCACGACACTGCGTTCGTTAACCAAAGGCCGGGCCAGTTACACGATGGAGCCGTACCGCTTTGAGGCGGTGCCGGATTCCATACAGGAGACCATCTTAAACCGGTAG
- the rpsJ gene encoding 30S ribosomal protein S10 — translation MNNQRIRIRLKSFDHRVLDASSKEIVETAKRTGARVAGPIPMPTRIERLTVNRSPFVNKKSMEQFEIRTHKRLLDIIDPTIKTVDELKKLNLPAGVDITIKI, via the coding sequence ATGAATAATCAGCGCATACGCATACGTTTAAAATCTTTTGACCACCGGGTGCTGGACGCCTCGTCAAAGGAAATTGTCGAGACCGCCAAACGCACCGGTGCTCGCGTGGCAGGACCCATTCCCATGCCGACCCGTATTGAACGGCTTACCGTTAATCGCAGTCCGTTTGTGAATAAGAAATCAATGGAACAGTTTGAGATCAGAACGCACAAGCGACTGCTCGACATTATTGACCCGACGATTAAAACAGTAGATGAGCTCAAAAAGCTTAATCTGCCGGCGGGCGTGGACATCACCATTAAAATCTGA
- the rplC gene encoding 50S ribosomal protein L3: MSEIMKSLLGKKLGMTQIFDEEGKLIPVTVIEAGPCSVVQRKTVATDGYEAVQLGFGAQKPERVAKPLAGHFKKAGVATLRELREIRVDATDEAKAGDTVTASVLEGVNYVDIVGVTKGKGFQGVMKRHNFGGGRATHGSHFHRTTGSIGMKEKPGRVFKGKKMAGQMGNTEVTTQSLKVIQVRAAENLILVKGAVPGANGTTLVVREALKRK; this comes from the coding sequence CTGAGTGAAATCATGAAGAGTCTATTAGGAAAAAAACTGGGTATGACCCAGATCTTCGACGAAGAAGGAAAACTGATACCCGTAACGGTGATCGAGGCTGGTCCGTGCAGCGTGGTTCAGCGCAAAACGGTTGCGACTGACGGCTATGAAGCAGTTCAGCTCGGTTTCGGCGCACAGAAACCGGAACGGGTTGCCAAGCCGCTGGCGGGGCATTTCAAAAAAGCCGGTGTTGCCACTCTGCGCGAACTGCGTGAGATCCGTGTGGATGCGACGGATGAAGCCAAAGCCGGAGACACCGTGACCGCCTCTGTTTTAGAAGGCGTTAACTATGTTGACATCGTGGGCGTTACTAAAGGTAAAGGTTTTCAGGGGGTTATGAAGCGTCATAACTTCGGCGGCGGACGCGCGACTCACGGTTCGCACTTTCACCGCACGACCGGTTCGATCGGTATGAAAGAAAAACCCGGTCGTGTTTTCAAAGGCAAGAAGATGGCCGGTCAGATGGGCAACACAGAAGTCACCACTCAGAGTTTGAAGGTGATTCAGGTGCGCGCTGCTGAAAACCTGATTTTAGTTAAAGGCGCAGTACCCGGTGCAAACGGCACGACGCTGGTTGTGCGCGAAGCGCTCAAGAGGAAGTAA
- the rplD gene encoding 50S ribosomal protein L4 has protein sequence MSTLTLKNCKGKKLGEVTLSENFAVSDKGAQAVHQAVITHQAHQHQGSANTQRKGEVAGSGKKPWKQKGLGRARAGYRQSPVWRGGGVAFGPHPRKVRKQVPRKVVRLAFARAFGERAEAGQVMVLDDLKLATPRTKEMCSLLQALEIKGKTLLILDTLDANVCLAARNLQDIEVVCAANVNTYQIVRYPQIVITKAGVEKLEQRLA, from the coding sequence ATGAGTACGTTAACGCTTAAAAATTGCAAAGGGAAGAAGCTGGGCGAAGTGACCCTCAGCGAAAATTTCGCTGTTTCTGATAAGGGCGCTCAGGCTGTCCATCAGGCTGTCATCACCCATCAGGCCCATCAGCACCAAGGTTCTGCTAACACGCAGCGCAAGGGTGAAGTGGCTGGTTCCGGTAAGAAGCCCTGGAAGCAGAAAGGTCTTGGACGTGCTCGCGCCGGATACCGTCAGTCGCCCGTATGGCGCGGCGGGGGTGTGGCGTTCGGTCCGCATCCGCGCAAGGTTCGCAAGCAGGTTCCGCGTAAAGTGGTTCGTTTAGCTTTTGCCCGTGCGTTCGGTGAAAGAGCTGAAGCCGGTCAGGTAATGGTTCTGGATGATCTGAAACTGGCGACACCGCGCACCAAGGAAATGTGTTCGCTACTGCAGGCTTTGGAAATCAAAGGCAAGACTCTGCTGATTCTGGATACGCTGGACGCAAATGTGTGTCTGGCCGCCCGTAATCTGCAGGATATTGAAGTGGTTTGCGCCGCGAATGTTAACACCTATCAGATTGTCCGTTATCCGCAGATTGTGATCACCAAAGCGGGTGTGGAAAAACTCGAACAGCGCCTGGCTTAG
- the rplW gene encoding 50S ribosomal protein L23 → MKDVYQVIQKVMLTEKGTRLTEAENKYIFNVNPAANKAEIKQAVEELFKVKVTAVNTMKRMGKGKRERTASAGRTAGLKRAVVTLAEDSKIDFV, encoded by the coding sequence ATGAAAGACGTATATCAGGTAATTCAAAAGGTCATGCTGACGGAAAAGGGCACTCGCCTTACCGAAGCTGAAAACAAATACATTTTCAACGTCAATCCTGCCGCAAACAAGGCAGAGATTAAGCAGGCGGTGGAAGAACTGTTCAAGGTGAAGGTGACGGCGGTCAACACCATGAAACGGATGGGTAAAGGCAAACGCGAGCGTACCGCAAGCGCCGGTCGCACAGCCGGATTGAAGCGCGCCGTAGTGACGCTGGCTGAAGACAGCAAAATTGATTTCGTGTAA
- the rplB gene encoding 50S ribosomal protein L2, with amino-acid sequence MALKTYKPTTPSRRHTVTSAFEEITKSTPEKSLIRAKKSTGGRNSAGRISTRHRGGGHKQRYRLIDFKRNKHGIPATVATIEYDPNRSARIALLNYVDGEKRYMLAPVGLQVGTVVLSGPEAEPVAGNALPLEKIPLGMTVHNIELKPGGGGQIARSAGTGAQLMSREGDFANLKMPSGEIRRIRISCYATIGQVGNADHENISSGKAGRKRWLGIRPTVRGVAMNPVDHPMGGGEGRTSGGGHPQSPWGTLAKGKRTRKHKLASNKYIVARRKK; translated from the coding sequence ATGGCTTTAAAAACATATAAACCGACCACGCCAAGCCGCCGCCATACGGTGACTTCCGCGTTTGAAGAAATCACAAAATCAACGCCCGAAAAGTCGTTGATTCGTGCCAAGAAGAGCACCGGTGGACGCAATAGCGCAGGGCGCATTTCGACCCGGCATCGCGGCGGCGGACACAAACAGCGTTACCGCCTTATTGATTTTAAACGCAACAAGCACGGCATTCCCGCAACGGTTGCTACGATTGAGTACGACCCGAACCGCTCGGCGCGCATTGCGTTGCTGAACTATGTGGACGGCGAAAAGCGCTATATGCTGGCGCCGGTCGGCCTTCAGGTCGGCACGGTCGTCCTATCCGGCCCAGAAGCAGAGCCGGTTGCAGGCAATGCGCTGCCGCTCGAAAAAATTCCGCTGGGCATGACGGTTCACAACATCGAGCTGAAACCGGGCGGCGGCGGGCAGATTGCCCGTTCGGCTGGAACCGGCGCACAGCTGATGTCTCGCGAAGGCGATTTCGCCAATCTGAAAATGCCGTCCGGTGAAATTCGCCGCATACGCATCAGTTGCTACGCAACGATAGGGCAGGTCGGTAATGCGGATCATGAGAACATTTCCAGCGGTAAGGCCGGACGGAAACGCTGGCTTGGTATTCGCCCGACCGTTCGCGGTGTGGCGATGAATCCGGTTGACCATCCTATGGGTGGTGGTGAAGGTCGTACGTCCGGCGGCGGTCATCCGCAGTCGCCGTGGGGCACGCTGGCCAAAGGCAAACGCACTCGCAAACACAAACTGGCTTCGAATAAGTACATCGTTGCACGGAGAAAGAAGTAA
- the rpsS gene encoding 30S ribosomal protein S19 translates to MARSLKKGPYVDAKLLKKIAQMEVSGRKKPVKTWARASMIVPEFVGHNFSVHNGKVFVAVFVTENMVGHRLGEFAPTRSFKSHGIATDKTVSK, encoded by the coding sequence ATGGCTCGTTCACTTAAAAAAGGTCCTTACGTTGATGCGAAGCTGCTCAAGAAAATTGCGCAGATGGAAGTGTCAGGCAGAAAAAAACCGGTCAAGACATGGGCTCGCGCCTCAATGATCGTACCGGAATTTGTAGGCCACAACTTTTCCGTTCATAACGGCAAGGTGTTTGTTGCCGTCTTTGTGACGGAAAACATGGTTGGACATCGCCTCGGCGAGTTTGCTCCGACCCGTTCTTTCAAGTCGCATGGTATTGCGACCGACAAGACCGTTTCGAAATAA
- the rplV gene encoding 50S ribosomal protein L22, with translation MEVSATTKYVRMSPIKARYMASEIQGLSVAEALRITRFNAMKAATEIGKTLQSAVANAESNEGVSADKLFVKEAYVDGGPALKRSRPRARGSASPIRKRTSHITVVLTDRK, from the coding sequence ATGGAAGTTTCAGCAACAACGAAATATGTAAGAATGTCGCCGATCAAGGCACGCTATATGGCGTCCGAGATTCAGGGACTTTCGGTTGCGGAAGCCCTTCGTATTACACGCTTTAACGCAATGAAAGCGGCAACTGAAATCGGTAAAACACTTCAGTCGGCCGTTGCCAATGCGGAGAGCAACGAAGGGGTCTCTGCGGACAAGCTTTTTGTAAAAGAAGCCTATGTGGATGGTGGTCCGGCGCTCAAGCGATCCCGCCCGCGTGCTCGCGGTTCGGCGTCGCCCATTCGGAAGCGTACGTCTCATATCACAGTGGTTTTAACGGATCGTAAATAA